The DNA region GAGCAGCTTTTCGGGGTAGAAATTGTCACCTTTATGCCGCCCGAAAATGTTTACCCGGAAGCGCTTGAAAGCGTTATCCAAAATGCAGGATTTAGTATAATCTCCTCGGAAGGAAGTGGATACTATGACTACACTGCTTCGACATACAACTTCCAGAAGAATGAGATTGTAAGCACCCAGGAGATAATTGAATTGTGCGAGAAGGCCTTCTATGAAGGCCAGCCATGTATCATAATGGTCCACCCACAGGATTACACAACTGGCGGCATGCTCGACAAGGAAAAATATAAAAATTACCTCCAGATGCTCGATGAGCTTGAAAAAAGAGGAGTAAGCTTTGCCCGGCTTAAAGATTTGCCAGAAGAGGCGTTAGCTGGGGAGTAAGTAGGCAGCAGGCGTAAGCCAGATTACAGCAACAAACCGTAGAATATCCAGGTGGCAAAAATCATGGCCAGGAAAATCACCGAGAACAGTATCGTAAGCTTGAGTAGGTTCTTGTTTTTGTAGTAGCCCCAGGTGACTGGAAGTATGAACAGCAGAAGAAAGGTTATCATGACAGGCCAGGCCATCAGGAACTCCATCAAATCGAAAAGACTTGGATAGCGCAAAAGGCGTGGAAGTGTAGACAGCGCCAGGATGAGCATCGGCAGGATGCTTAAGGCAACAGAAGCCAGAAACGCCTTGAACATAATCTCCCCGTGGCTTACTTTTGCCTTAACAGTTTCCTTCACGCTTGTAAAGCGGGACTCCACCTTGAAAACGTAAGCTGCCAGCAGGTAACCGATTATAGTAAGCGAATTTGCAAGCCCCAGAAGCGCAAATTTCCTGCCATCGGGCTTATTTTTCCTGAAAAGGAAAGTCCCGGCAACAAAGCTTGCGGCAGCTGAAAGCACAAGGAAGGTAACCAGCGCCCACCAGAAGGTGTGCTCATAAATAACATCTGCTAATGCCACCTTCAAAGGAGCCCGGGAGGCAATCCAAAGATCATCTATCAGATACTTGGAGGGGGCGTTTATCTCAATTTTGGTGTATTCCTCTACTGAAGAAGAGGAGCCCCCATAGAAACTTGACAACTCCCGGGAGTAAGGGGCATAGCTAGAAACCTGATAAGTGGTTGTAGCGTAGGGCTTTATCTTGGAGTAAACCTCTGGAGTTACGTGTCCTAGGACATATACCTTCATAGGTATAACTTTGCTTTCATAGGTGCTTGTAAGCTTCATCGGGAAGAATATCTTTTCTGTTGGAAAGCTTACAAATATGCTCAGGCGCTTTGCAGGGTAATTTTTATAGTCATAATAGGTCTCTGGATAGTTTTCCCAGTAGTACTCCTCACACAGTTCGATTGGAACTGTTCTACCGGCATCACAATGAGAGTCCGACCAGTAGGGAATTCTATCGGATGACCTGCAGCAGTAATCTCCTCTATAGATGGGGTCTCTTGTGCTGTCGCCCTGAGAGCCGAGGTTTCCGGTGTACCAGGAAACGACAAACGAATAATCCTTTTCTAGATAAGTCTCTGCAACATTGTTGAACTTTTCAGGTATTGTCAGGTTCTTTGAAAGCAGGTACCTGTAAAATGATTCCTTATCCTCAGCAGTTATAAGCTCAGTAGTGAGCCCAAGCTTTTCAAGGTGCTCATAGACCATAACTCCCTGCACGGAATCGTAACCTGAGAGGGCCTTTGTATTTTCAAGAACTGATACGCTCATGGTGCCCATGAGCCAGAAGGGAATTCCAATCGGGAAAGTGTAGACTTGTGTAAGAGACATCATGAATAGAGATTCTGAAACCTTCTCTTTTGCCTCACCGCCAACTTCGTTTCCGTAAAAAGATGGAAACTCATTAAAAGTGTCAATAAGCACGTCATCCGGCTTTGCGGGAACCGGAAAAATCCAGACTGCGCCGCTTGAAGCAAAATCTTCCGACTCGATTGACAGAAGCATCCTTTCCATCCCGCCCGCATAGTTTATTGCGCAGACCTGGTTATTCATGTCCTGAAGCTCATAAACTAACAGGTCATCGTAACTTGGCCTGAAAAGCCCGCCATCGGCAAAAGCACAAGCCGAGAATGCAAAAAACACGGATAAGAGTAGACCAAACAGGGCAACTATGCCTCTGCACTTCATAAGTATATCCAGGGTTTTATATATTACAATTCAATAGGCAGCCCTTTAATTGCATTCAGAATATACTAATGGACTTTAAAGAAGCCGTTCAAAAAACAAGAAACGCAAAAAAAATCCTTGTCGTGTCGCACTACGACTGTGACGGCATATGCTCTGCAAAGATTCTCTCCGAGGCCCTGAGAAGGGAAGGAAAAATTGTGGAGGTCATGGTTGCAAAAGAGATAAGTGAAGAGATTATCGAAAAGGTGAAAAAAATTGAGTCAGACCTGATAATATTTTCAGACCTTGGCTCCGGATACCTCTCCCTTATCCCAAAAGACAGAAACATCGTGATACTTGACCACCATGAGCCGGAAACGCCTGAAGTTTCTCCCAACATAACCCACATAAACCCCTGCACGGAAGGAAAAACGCTTTGCGGCTCGGGAGTCTGCTACTGCTTTGCAAAAGGGCTTAGCAAGAACAATTTTGACCTTGTGGACTTTGCGGTTGTCGGCTCTATCGGTGACAACCAGGTGCAGGAAGGGGAAAACAAGAATATTGTCGATGAAGCCGAAAAACTCGGGCGGCTCCAGACAGAAAAAGGCCTGAACATTTTTGGGCATGTGAACCGCCCCCTCAGCAGGTCGCTTATGAACTCAAACCACATACCACTTAAAAGCGAGTCCGAAGCAATACAGTTCCTGAGGGAACTGAACATTGAAATCAACGGGAATGGCAAGATCAAAAGCTACTGCGACCTTGCCGACAGGGAAAAAGAAATACTGAAAAACGAAATCCTGAAGGAAGCCCTAAGGCAGGACCTTGCAGAGCCATCAAAAGTATTTTCAAATATTTACATTCTCACACAGAAGCCAAAAAAGATTATGGACGCACAGGAGCTTTCTACAACTCTCAACGCTTTTGGGCGGCTTGAGAAGTTCGACGAGGTTTTCGAGGTCCTTTCGGGAAACCTAGAAAAAATAGATGAAGTCATGTACGAGTACCGCCAGAAAATCTCAAGCGGGCTTTCGTGGCTTAACAAAAACCTGCCCAGTTTCCCCACTGATGAGCTTGCAATGTATATAGACGCCAAAAACAATGTAGACGAAAATATCATAGGCACAATTGTCTCCATCTACATAAACAATGCCGAAAGCAGGCCGGTCGTCATCGGGCTTGCAGAAGGAAAGGAAGGCATAAAGATTTCGGCGCGCTCGAAAAACGATAAGGTGGACCTTGACGAAGTGATAAGCAGGGTTTGCGCCGAGTGCGGTGGCTATGGGGGAGGCCACCCCAAGGCAGCCGGAGGAAAAATAGCCCTCGGAAAAGCCGGGGAATTCATCGAAAAAATGCAAAAAGGGCTTAAAGGGCATTCCTGTTGAGTTTTTAAAGATTAGGGGGAGTATTATTATAATGAAAGCCAAAGCAGAGTACCCCATAGTAGCCCCCAAGTTCTTTGGAGAGAAAGTTATAGGCACCACTTCAGCGGACAAGCCCCACAAGTGCTTTGGAAGAAACGTGATGATTTACGGAAGGGCTCTTGAGAGGAACTTCCCAAAACAGTACTACAAATTCACTTTTAAGATAGGTCAGCTTGAGGATGGCGTTTTCAAGACAGATTTCGTGGGCCACGAGGTTTCAAGGGCCTACATGTCAAAGAACGTCAGGGTTCTCACCACAAGGATAGATACAGTCATAAAAGAGGTTTCCGAGGACGGATATGACATTACGCTTAAGCCGGTAATCATTACTTCCAAGAATATATGTTCGAGTGTATGCTTCAAGCTTAGAAAAGAGCTTTCGAAGTTCCTTCGGCTTTACATCCAGAAAAACGACCTTGAGACCATTACAAAGGAAATTATGAGTGACGAACTTCAGGGATACCTCAAGAAAAGTTTGAATGCCATTTACCCGATAAACACGCTTGAGATAAGGAAAAGCGAGGTGAAAAAGCACGTCGCAAAGGAGCAGCAAAAATAAGGGCTTGTGAGAACTTAATTCCTAATACTCCAATTGGCAAGATAATTATGGCCTTTGTTGGAGTTATCATTGAGGAAAGTCTTGAAGACAAGGAAATTCTCCAGAAGGTAAAAATCATAAAGACTGTTGTCGAGAAAGTAACTGCAAAACATAAGACTCCCTGGATAAAGCATTGGACGCTTCACACAGTTGAAGTCCCGGAAAATCGGGCAGAAGCAGTTGCCAAAGACTTAAGCAAAGCCCTCGACTCAAGGCACGACTGGTACGCCGACTTCAAGGATGAGCATACTCACTATATAATCTTCAAAAGCAAGGTATTTTTGATAGACCGGACAAGAAGGGAGCAATATGAAGAAGCTACAAAATATGGCATATCCCTAGGCATACCGAAATACCAGGTGGATTTTTCTCCTCAGGTCAAATTAGAGAAGACGCAAGGCCACGCTAAACAAAATCCAGGTAAGACCTCAGTTTTCTGTGCCATGGAATCTGGTAAGCCCTCCCGGTAATTCCTGCGGCAAGCTTCATTATCTTGAGAGATGACCTCCCATGCGGCTTGAAGTGGATTACCGGCATCCTTTTTGAAAGGGCATAGCGCATGTTATCGTCGTCGGGTATCGTTTCAAGAATTGGTGTTTCTTCCAGAAGGGACAGGACATGCTCTTTTTTTGTTTCATATGGCTTGTTTCTGTGCATGTTTATGACCGTTCCAAGATAGCTGCGGTCTGACTTTTTAATAAGCTCTATTGATTTGAGAAGGTCTGTAAGCGCCGGAAGGTCAGGAGTTGAGACCCCTATTATCTCATGGGAAGCTCCAAGAACGCCCATTGCCTCCCCCCCAAGCCCAGGCGCTCCGTCGATAAGTATATAGTCCAAGCGCCCCAATAGGTCCCGAAGCCGGGAGCCAAGGTACATTGGGTTTGTCCCCTCAAGGTCGCTTACATTCAGAGAGGCGGGAATTATTTTCATTCCCGAAGGGAGAAGCTTCATCACATCGTATATGTCGACCCTTCCCTTTAAGACATCATGGAGGGAAATGTTGCCGGGCGCAAGGCCTGCATGTATTGATAGGTTTGGGGTGGTCACATTGCCATCAACTATTGCCACATTCATTCCAAGATCAGTCATGGCAGCGCCAAGGTTAAAGGTCAGGGTAGTCTTTCCGACTCCGCCTTTTCCGGAAAGGATACCTATAACTCTGGTATAAGCCATAACTATAACCTACTGGATAGATTAAAGAAGCTTTTGAAAAGAGTGGGGTTGCAGGGATTTTCCCTATCCCTTTCTTTGAAAAAGAAAGGTCTGTGGTTCACCCCAAAGAAAAAAGTTTCGCTTCTTTCTTTGGATTTCCAGACCTTCTTTCCTGTTTTTAAGAAAGAAGGGATGAATTTGAACCCCGATTAATTGGTTTCTCCGGCAATCTTTGCCCTTTTTTCATCCGGCCGTTTTTTGGTCGTCAAAGCTCCATTATAAGCATTTGCTTCGCAAATGCAAAGTTGCTTCTTTTTGGCTGAAGCATTTTTCTTGCAAGAAAAAGGCTTCACTGGAGCCAATTGTGCTGCCTGGTTACACCACAACCCCACAATAGTATTTAGGCAAAGCTTTTAGAATAAAATTTCGGGTTCCAGCGTTCCGAAAAAGGCGCGATGTCTTAAAAAGAGCTAAATTCACCCGGGAATTCTTTGGAGAGTAGGATACGCCAAGAAAAGGGCCGGAAGAGAGCCATATGCCTTTATTAGCTTGCCTTCAAAGCGCTTGATACCCCAGGGTATATTTTAAGGCAAAAATAACCGGGCGGCGCGGCCTTCTGAAATGCCTTCCTGGGCAGTAGTCCCTGCGTTCAGCTCCAGAACGTACCGGGCAGCCCTTTTTGGGGCGTAGGATGGGCAAAACTCCTCCCTGCAGGGCAGAGCAGTAATCACCTCTACAACAGACAAATTGCTGTCAAGCCAGATTATGTCCAGGGGAATAAGAGTATTTTTCATCCAGAAGCTCCATTTCTCCTCCCTTTCAAATATAAAGAGCATGCCCTCTTTTTCCCCAAGAGCATCTCGAAACATGAGTCCCTTCGACCTGAGCTCAGGCGTGTCTGCAATCTGAAGGGCGTAGCAGCTTTCGCCAAAGCACAAACAGGAACTGGAATTAAGCCCATTTTCAGAACAGGCCAGTGTTTCCTGCGGATAGTTGGTATAGAAGCCCCAAATCCTGAGGGCAAGAAGACTTGCAAAAACAGTTAAAATAATCAGGCCTGCGCCCCCAAATAAAGTGCGTTTCCGGTTCGAAATATTGCACCTGCCGCCAGCCATATTATAATATATATTTCCTGAGTCAGTTAAGGCCTGCGAAGACCCCCCAGGAAAGCCTAAATGCCATAACATTACGCAAAAGAGGCATTTTTGGCTCGAAAGCAGTAATTTATTTTTACCCTATGTAGGTTATGCCTCAGTAGCTCAGTAGGTAGAGCGAGTGGCTGTTAACCACTAGGTCGAAGGTCCGAGGTCATCCCTTTTCTTAAAAGAAAAGGTCTAACAACCCCAAAAGAACTGAATGGTGGATATCCTTCCTGAGGCGCTTTTTTACATCTGCGATAGGGTTAGTTGTTTTGTGAGGTCTGGCTTTCTTTAGAGAAGAAATGATGCTTTGATATAATTTCTATATCTGGGCTAGCTGCCATTTTTCTTGCCCGACAAAATGACAAACTTGCAATCCAACCTGTAAGGAGGGTTGGCCCTTTCATAGTCTTCCGTAACCTCTGACTCAAACATATTTGTTTCGTAATTCCTGAAGATGCTCTTTAGAAGGCACTTCGCCCTTTCCATTGTATATAGCGGCTCGTCTCCAAAAGTGATTAGATTTCCTTCAGGGGATTTTCGCGTTATATCTGCTGCAAAGTCAATAATGACTTTTCCATTTGGCTTGAGCACCCTGTCCATCTCTGCAAATATCTTCTTTAAGACTTCCTTTGGAAAAAGATGCAGGGTTCCGCTGCAAAATATCCCATCAAAATAATGGTCTTCAAAGGGAAACTTCCGGGTTATGTCAAAGGTTTCAGTGCAAAGCTTTGCCCTAAACTTTTCAGGCGTGTTTCTCCGCAATTTACAAAGGGCGCTTTCGTCAATGTCGCAGGATATAACTTTCTTGGCTTTCTCAAGCAAAATGGAGCTGTATCGACCGTCACCGGCAGCAAGGTTAAGCCAACTTCCGGAAATCTCTGTCCCTAACAAAAAATTCAGCATGTCGGGGTCGCCCTTCCCCCAGATTGAGACATCTCCGGTTCTGGAGTAGTCTATTCCCTCGGAAAAAATATAATTTTCATCATCCGGCTTGCATATTTTTTTCGACCCCATAATAGCATCGTGGGCGCAGATAAATTATTTTTGAGGGATGGGAAAAATAGTAAAATGCGCAGCTATATCGCAGTGCCAAGCCCTACTTTCAGGATTTCCAGGAACGGGCTGAAAATCATCACAGATATTACAGCAATCAATATGTAGAGAAGCCCCCCAACGAGAAGGTTCTTTCCAATGGAGTTGTGAAGGCTTATTTTGTCTGTTCCCCTGAGGATTCCGTTCATAAACCAGGAAAGAATTATTATCGTCTCTATCGCATATATGCCGACTGCAAACTGAAACATGGCCGGGGACATCTCAACCTTCTTGAAAAGTGTAAGAAGCCCCGCGTAGCCCGAAACCGCCTGGTTTGCGGAAAGCGCTCCTATCTGGTAGCTCAGAAAATTCATCATCTGGACGATCATATAGGTAATGACGCTCATTATTGCGCAGATAAGGGGAAGGAGAATTTTCGCCTGCATGCTCATGCCCCCAAGTATCTCGGAAAACTTGTCCTGGATGTTTTCCTGAGTCCTGTGAATGTCGGAAAGATACTTGGAAATGGAAATCATGATCTCAGCAGAAATCTTTGTGCCCTTTTTTGATGAATCGGTCACCGCCTTGAGTACAGAGCGAATTAGCTTTGATGGAAAGTACCTTATCGCACCCTCATTTTCATCAAATATCGCCCGCTCGAAAGTCATGCCCCGGTAGTTTATGTTCTGCATTACCTTGTCGATGAGCTTTACGGAAAACTGTCCCCGAAGAGTTGGCGCAATCTTCTGGAGCGCGACTTCGATGGGTATGCCCCTGTCTATCTCCTGGCCAAGCCCAAACAAAACCTCCCTGAACTCATCCTCCATCTCGAGAATCTCCTTTCGGAATTTTATTTTCTGGAAAGAGTTGAGAAGGAAATACGAGGAAATGGAAAGGAAAAGACCAAGGACGATAAAGTAGGACAGGTATAGCCCCTGGTCTATTATCGCGCCTCCCGATAGCCCAGTTGCGCCCATAGCCGCTCTCTCCTGTGCGGTAAAGTACTTATTAATGTCCTCTTCGGAAGCGATAACCATGTACTCGTAATGGGTGCAGGCAAGATAAGCGAAGGGCAGAAGAATCAAAAGCGCAGGAATAAGAGAGCGGATGTTTATGCCCTTGAAGGAAAACATGTTCTGGGGTGGGATATTTGGATTCAGGGAGAGGTCCGGCTCCGGCAAGGTTACGACCCTCTGGTCAAGTATGTTCTTTATGACAAACAAAAGAGTCATCGGGAGGAGAATATCATAAAGCCCGAAAATCACCTCCGGAGGAATATTCTCCAGGAATATCGTGATAATAGGAAGCATCGTAAGGACAAGTATTGGAAGAAGTATTCCAAGCGCGTTTACAAGTGTAATTGGGGATTTAAGCTGAGTCACGTAACTGTTTGACCTTTCGTCCAGTGAGTCAAGGATAATCTTAACTGACTCATCGAGAAGCTCAATTCTTCTGTTTCCTGAGGTATAGAGGGAATATACTATCGAGTTAATGGAATCCGAAAAAGACCGGAAAGTGGTCTTCCACTTCTGGGAAAAAGCAAGAATCCCCTGCTCCATGGAGTCGTAAGTTCCTATGTGAACGTCCCACATCAGCTTTTTGAGGTCAAGGGCAAGAGGCCCTGTAATATTTGAAGCAGAAAACTTCACGGCTCCTTCAAGGTTCGGGTAATTTCTCATGAAGATTACCATGTGAAGAACCATCATCACTATTTCAGACCCGACTCTAAGCTCGTATATTTTCTTGAGGCGGAAAGGGTATGTGTAAAGGTAATAGGAAAGGCCAGCCACAACGCAGAAATAAATTACCGCCATGGCTAAGGTGAAAAAGCCCATTACCACCAAAAGCCCGCCGGCAAAAAACAAAAGAGCGCCCAGAAGGAAAGTAACCGACAGCACGCCTCTCGGGGTAACGCTGATGTGCGCAAACTCTATTGCCTCCTGCAGCTTCTCTTTTGCCTTCTTATCCGGGTCAAGGGGAAGAATTTTTTCCGAAAAGTTTGCCGCCCGCTCGTAAAGAGACTTTGGAAGAGTGTTCATCTTCTCCTCATCCTGGAATATTTCGTACTGAAGGGATTTTATGTCAGACCCACCGCCAATTTCAGAATCAGGAATCTCATACTTGTCCTTTGCAGAAGAAGATGCTCGCGACTCTCTTGAATCCTTAGAGCCCATAACTAAATAGGTCAATGACTAATACGGAGTTTTCCTCTGGATAATCAAAGGGTAGCAATTGAAGATTTAACATTTGCAGACTGCCATGGTCGAGCTAAAGGCATCACTCCTGCGAAATGTTGTCTTTCGGCTGGCTGAAAACAATACGGCAAAACCCGCAGTACTCTTTTTCCAATTCCTCCTTTGGCACTGGGTGCTCAAAAATCTGTTTAGCAAGCGCCTCAACCTTTTCCCTTGCCCCGGGAATTTTCTCAAGCTCCTTGGTTTTCTTTCCCCTTGCAGCTTTTCGGTAAAAAGCGATTGCCGGCTGGGTGAGATATATCCTCTCAGCCGCCTCCTGCTGGGTGAGGCCTCTTGAGGTAAGCTCCTTTGAAAGAAGCGCCCTGATTGCGGGAAGGTGCTCCCTCACAAAAGTTTCGCACTTCATAACTATTATTGGCTCGCTATATTTGATTAATTCCTGATTCAAAATAACCTAGGTCAAACGCCCTTTCAAGTATTGGATATGCGCCTGGTCTGCCAATTTCCCTTAGTTTATCCGCAGTAGCACTTAAAAAATACTTCCTGTCCCCATTTTCGCCCGATCCGAGTTCCCCTGCCTTGCTCCAGTCTATAATTACCGGCCGGCGATCTGTTTCCCTGACAATAACATTTCCAAGGTGAAGTCCTTATGCCCAATCAGCTTGCCGTTAATGATTGTGGCATACTCTCCAAGGGTCTTGTATATTGAGTTAAGCTCGATAAGCCCCCTGTTGAAATCTGACTCCAACTGAAGCTCAATGTACTCTCCAAGCCGCGGACCGTTCACTCTCTCTATCTTGACTGCCCAAAAACCACGAGGAATGCTTCTAGAGTCAACTGCATAGATGTCAGGCACAATTCTCGATCCGCTTTTTACCAATTCAATATACCCCGGCACTACCGGAAGCTCAATAGTCTCGTTAACAAGCTCAACTCCTAGTTTCCTTGGCTTAACCCATTGAAGAAAAACTTCCTCTCCTTTCATTAAAGGATTTATAAAAATAGCTACTTATAAGTATTCACTTACTAAAATGCGCATAAATCAGCATCGCAGCAGACCAGGTCTGGTCTGCAGAGCCGCCCGGCTTTCCGTCAGGGCCTATCCACTCGGGAAACCTCCAGTTCTCCATCTCACAAGACTTGACAAGAGAATCGAAAGCCCGTTCATATGGCCTTTTTTCCTTCTTTAATGCGGCTATGTAAAAACCGCCAGCAAAAGGCCAGATTCCTCCGTTATGAAAGTTCCCAGGTTCCTGAAGGCATGGCAGGTCCGTCCAGCGGAAGTAAAAATTCCAGAAAGGGTCGTACCTTGAGATTGCAGGGTGAAGCACCTTTATCGGGTAGGGCTTATTCACAAGCTCAGACTCTATTGCATCGAGTATTTTTTTCCGTCGGTCTTTTGGCGCGACATCGAAAAGAACTGCCAGTGTGTTTGCGAACGCGTCAAAGCGCGGGTCGTATGTGCGAAAGCCAAGCTCAGCAAGGTAGAAATTCCGCTCTCCTTTTTCGTTTGACATCACGGTTTCCACATCCTTTTCAAGCCCTGTGTGGCCATAACGCGTTCTCACTTCCTCCAGGGATTCCTGTGTGGGCCACAGGAACATGTTTATGTGCTCACGCAGGTTTTCTGCAATCCAGCCCCACTTCTGCTCAAACCCCAAAAAGCGGTTTATTTCGTCAGCGTCCTTAAGCGCCTTGTATAGAAGGACATTGTCATAGAGTACCCTTCCAGACCGGAGAAGCATATCCATCCAGTCGCTTCCAAAGTTAGTCTCAATCATCCAGTCGCTGTTCTGGTCAAGGCAGATTGCCCAGCCCATTGCATGCTCGACCCGTTTGTGGTGCTCCTTTAAAAATGCCAGGTCTTTTGTGCTCTTGAAATAATTCCAGGCCGCTATCGGGTACCACAAGCTTGAATCAATGCACCCTCCTTCGCCAAAGCAGATTTTCTTCCCGTCAGGAGTTACCTTATTTGGCATCTGGCCGGTGAACCTTTGGAATTTTGCAGCAGTCTGTATGCATGCTTTTGCGATTTTTTCCAGGCGCGCATCGCCCGATAGGGATAAGCCCATTGACGAAATAAGCCCGTCCCTCACCCAAAAATCAGGATAGTAATATCCGGCCTTTAGGCCAATGCCAATATCATTCTTAAGCAAAAGCTCAGATGCCTTCTGGACAAAAACTTCCGGCATATATTATATTGCCTGCAGGTAATACTTATAGCTCAAAGGTAAAACGCGCGATAGAACTTTTCGACCCCCTTTACCACAATTCCATTAAGGTACCGGGAGTCGTCTCTTTTCCTTGAAATTGACTCGATAGTTTCAAACTGTGCGTCAAAGCGAAGGCCGCAGCGGTACTCCATTTTAAGAAGCTCCTCTGAAAGATATTTGGGGCCTAAAACCATAAGAGCCACTTTTTTTACAGGCATTATCGAAAAGTCCAGGACAGATACCAGTTCAGCATCCAGCTTTTCAAGTCCGGAAAGGCAGGAACTGATTTCGCCAGGCGTCCTCTCATGGACACTTCCGGAATCCTGCACCTTTCTTGCCTTCTGGGACAAAATTCCCATTGAATCTGTGTAAAACCGGGACTTTGACTCAGTAGTATAGTGGACAAAACCCAGAAATGCAAAATCAGAATGGTAGTTTGGAAAGGCGACTATTACATTCCCGTATCTCTTTGTGCCAACAATGCCTTTTTCGCTTAGCGACTGGACTGCAGAATGAACCCTCTCATAGGAATAACCGCACTTTTTCTGTATTTCCTTAAGCGTTTTAAAATGTTTTTCGGGAAACAAGCTCACCAAAACGCCAAGCTCGTTTGGGGGCAGCACCATAATGTAGCAATAGTATTATTATTTCAATAGGTTTACTGAAATTTCATTAGCGCCAGAATATATATATGCTAAGTTAGATAGTTATGAACTCTGAGTTACGCAAAAAAGACTGCGCTGCCTGTGCAGGCAAGTTTGCAAGAATAACCTTAAGCTTACTTCTCATTGCATCGGCAGCATCACTTTTGGCAATCCCGGCAATAGCGGCGGAAAATGTTTCCGACACCATTAACATTACCGTGCAGGTCGGCTCAAAGACTATCGTTGTAATTGACCCGGACACGCTTTCCTGGACAGGCGCTCAGGCAGTAGACCCTGGCAGGGAGGGTGTCAGCAAAGAGATACAAATAGAAAACATGGGCTCAACAAACATCACCCACCTCTGGGCAAACACGACCTATGAAACAGCACCCCCCTTCGGGACGGGTGTCGCGGCAAACTACAATGCAGGAAACTTTGTGGCGCTTAGCAAGACAAACGGAACAAGCGACTATTACTACTT from Candidatus Aenigmatarchaeota archaeon includes:
- a CDS encoding DHH family phosphoesterase yields the protein MDFKEAVQKTRNAKKILVVSHYDCDGICSAKILSEALRREGKIVEVMVAKEISEEIIEKVKKIESDLIIFSDLGSGYLSLIPKDRNIVILDHHEPETPEVSPNITHINPCTEGKTLCGSGVCYCFAKGLSKNNFDLVDFAVVGSIGDNQVQEGENKNIVDEAEKLGRLQTEKGLNIFGHVNRPLSRSLMNSNHIPLKSESEAIQFLRELNIEINGNGKIKSYCDLADREKEILKNEILKEALRQDLAEPSKVFSNIYILTQKPKKIMDAQELSTTLNAFGRLEKFDEVFEVLSGNLEKIDEVMYEYRQKISSGLSWLNKNLPSFPTDELAMYIDAKNNVDENIIGTIVSIYINNAESRPVVIGLAEGKEGIKISARSKNDKVDLDEVISRVCAECGGYGGGHPKAAGGKIALGKAGEFIEKMQKGLKGHSC
- a CDS encoding P-loop NTPase; protein product: MAYTRVIGILSGKGGVGKTTLTFNLGAAMTDLGMNVAIVDGNVTTPNLSIHAGLAPGNISLHDVLKGRVDIYDVMKLLPSGMKIIPASLNVSDLEGTNPMYLGSRLRDLLGRLDYILIDGAPGLGGEAMGVLGASHEIIGVSTPDLPALTDLLKSIELIKKSDRSYLGTVINMHRNKPYETKKEHVLSLLEETPILETIPDDDNMRYALSKRMPVIHFKPHGRSSLKIMKLAAGITGRAYQIPWHRKLRSYLDFV
- a CDS encoding DUF192 domain-containing protein, with the protein product MAGGRCNISNRKRTLFGGAGLIILTVFASLLALRIWGFYTNYPQETLACSENGLNSSSCLCFGESCYALQIADTPELRSKGLMFRDALGEKEGMLFIFEREEKWSFWMKNTLIPLDIIWLDSNLSVVEVITALPCREEFCPSYAPKRAARYVLELNAGTTAQEGISEGRAARLFLP
- a CDS encoding class I SAM-dependent methyltransferase; its protein translation is MGSKKICKPDDENYIFSEGIDYSRTGDVSIWGKGDPDMLNFLLGTEISGSWLNLAAGDGRYSSILLEKAKKVISCDIDESALCKLRRNTPEKFRAKLCTETFDITRKFPFEDHYFDGIFCSGTLHLFPKEVLKKIFAEMDRVLKPNGKVIIDFAADITRKSPEGNLITFGDEPLYTMERAKCLLKSIFRNYETNMFESEVTEDYERANPPYRLDCKFVILSGKKNGS